A single region of the Paraburkholderia sp. SOS3 genome encodes:
- a CDS encoding aminotransferase-like domain-containing protein, with product MKLYEKLADDIEALVTQGVYRPGEKIPSVRRTSQHHRLSITTVLRAYALLESRGVIESRPQSGYIVRPQGPAVAAELAPSKPLAISASVDVSRLVLSTLRSIRSDEAVPLGSPYPDPSAFPYQRINQYANAIARRPGLWHGSEELPPGARPLIGQIAKRYLENGLTIDPNEIVITVGATEAINLCLQAVAKPGDVIAVESPTFYAMLHAIERMGMRAIEVATHPREGIDLGALAQILKSQKIGACMVMPNFQNPLGFQMPDDKKRELVELLARYDVPAIENDVYHELYYGHSHPTALKSFDEKGLVLHCASFSKSLSAMYRIGWAITGRYREQVEKLKFLNTLTTPSIPQLAIAEYLKNDGYDHHLRKLRKAYAQQANLMKAMVKRFFPEGTKMSEPVGGYVLWVELPAEVDSMRLYQLALANGITVGPGYMFSTTPSYRNFIRLNYSYPWNEHVEKAVITLGKLVVSCMRSAA from the coding sequence TTGAAACTGTATGAGAAGCTTGCCGACGACATCGAGGCTCTCGTCACGCAGGGTGTTTACCGACCCGGCGAGAAGATTCCTTCGGTGCGCCGCACGAGCCAGCATCATCGATTGAGCATCACCACCGTGCTGCGCGCCTATGCGTTGCTCGAAAGCCGCGGGGTGATCGAAAGCCGCCCGCAATCCGGTTACATCGTGCGGCCGCAGGGGCCGGCCGTTGCGGCCGAGCTTGCGCCGTCTAAGCCTCTGGCCATTTCCGCGTCGGTCGACGTAAGCCGGCTCGTGCTGTCCACGCTGCGCTCGATCCGCAGCGACGAAGCAGTGCCGCTCGGCTCGCCGTATCCGGATCCGTCCGCATTTCCGTATCAGCGGATCAACCAGTATGCGAACGCGATTGCGCGGCGCCCCGGCTTGTGGCATGGCTCCGAAGAACTGCCGCCAGGCGCGCGGCCGCTGATCGGGCAGATCGCGAAACGCTATCTGGAGAATGGACTCACGATCGATCCGAACGAGATCGTGATTACTGTCGGCGCGACCGAAGCAATCAATCTGTGCTTGCAGGCGGTGGCGAAGCCCGGCGACGTGATCGCGGTCGAATCGCCGACCTTTTACGCGATGCTGCACGCGATCGAACGCATGGGCATGCGTGCGATCGAGGTCGCGACGCATCCGCGCGAAGGCATCGATCTCGGCGCGCTCGCGCAGATTCTGAAATCGCAGAAGATCGGCGCGTGCATGGTGATGCCGAATTTCCAGAATCCGCTTGGTTTTCAGATGCCCGACGACAAGAAACGCGAACTCGTCGAACTGCTCGCGCGATACGATGTGCCGGCGATCGAAAACGACGTCTATCACGAGCTGTATTACGGGCACTCGCACCCGACGGCGCTCAAGTCCTTCGACGAAAAAGGCCTCGTGCTGCATTGCGCGTCGTTTTCGAAGAGCCTGTCGGCGATGTACCGGATCGGCTGGGCGATCACCGGGCGCTATCGGGAGCAGGTCGAAAAGCTCAAGTTCCTCAATACGCTGACGACGCCGTCGATTCCGCAGCTCGCCATTGCCGAGTATCTGAAGAACGACGGCTACGACCATCATCTGCGCAAGCTGCGTAAAGCGTACGCGCAGCAGGCGAATCTGATGAAGGCGATGGTCAAGCGCTTCTTTCCGGAAGGCACGAAGATGTCGGAGCCGGTCGGCGGTTATGTGCTGTGGGTCGAGTTGCCGGCCGAGGTCGATTCGATGCGGCTCTATCAGCTCGCGCTCGCGAACGGAATCACGGTCGGACCCGGCTATATGTTTTCGACGACGCCGAGCTATCGGAACTTTATCCGGCTCAATTACAGTTATCCGTGGAATGAGCACGTCGAAAAGGCGGTAATTACGCTGGGCAAGCTTGTTGTGTCGTGTATGCGGTCGGCGGCTTAG
- a CDS encoding FdhF/YdeP family oxidoreductase — translation MEEVKELKQQGRIEPYKHAAAGWGALKYVALNLIKEKVSGTNYRTLFRQNQPDGFDCPGCAWPDREKASTFEFCENGVKAVAAEATGKRVTPAFFEAHTVADLMEQSDYELEQHGRLTDPMIYDSVSDKYKPIGWDDAYQLIARHLSRLDSPNQAAFYTSGRASNEAAFLYQLFVRMYGTNNFPDCSNMCHEATSRGLPGTVGVGKGTVVLDDFEHADTILVFGQNPATNHPRMLGELRECARRGATIVSINPLRERGLERFASPQHPIEMLTGGSTKIASTFIRPKLGGDFALLKGVAKRLVEMDDAAQAAGAERVLDVEFIDAHTSNFAAFADDLRAESWDLLVEEAGLPFDEIESLAQIYAKGRRVISCWGMGLTQHKNSVATIHMLSNLMMMRGNIGREGAGLCPVRGHSNVQGNRTVGIEDKPTQAFLDRLGKAFDFEPPREHGLDVVETIAEMLEGKVKVLIGLGGNFSIATPDTPRTFEALRMCDLTVHITTKLNRSHLVHGKDALILPTLGRTEIDVQGGYSQGVTVEDSMSMVHVSYGMNIPASKNLQSEIAIVAGIANATLGSKKVPWLWYAEDYSRIRDAVERSIEGFDGYDERIKHPGGFRLRVASSERIWLTPSGKAQFIVHTVERDTPIRRARALHGERVMTLMTTRSHDQYNTTIYALDDRYRGVYGQRRVVFINADDLKMLGFADGEWVDMETVWEDGIERRADGFRLVEYDIPRGCIGAYYPETNPLVPLHSVGDVSNTPTSKSIPVLLHRHAA, via the coding sequence GTGGAAGAAGTCAAAGAACTGAAGCAGCAAGGACGCATCGAGCCTTATAAACACGCAGCAGCGGGATGGGGTGCGCTGAAGTACGTCGCCCTGAATCTGATCAAGGAAAAGGTATCCGGCACCAACTACCGGACCCTGTTCCGCCAGAACCAGCCGGATGGATTCGACTGCCCGGGATGCGCATGGCCAGATCGCGAGAAGGCATCGACTTTCGAGTTCTGTGAAAACGGCGTTAAAGCGGTTGCCGCGGAAGCGACAGGCAAGCGCGTCACGCCTGCGTTTTTCGAAGCGCACACGGTCGCCGATCTGATGGAACAAAGCGACTACGAGCTCGAGCAGCACGGCCGCCTCACCGATCCGATGATCTACGACTCCGTCAGCGATAAATACAAGCCCATCGGCTGGGACGATGCCTATCAGTTGATCGCGCGCCATCTGAGTCGACTCGACAGCCCGAATCAGGCCGCGTTCTATACGTCGGGCCGCGCCAGCAACGAAGCTGCGTTTCTGTATCAGCTGTTCGTGCGCATGTACGGCACGAACAACTTTCCCGACTGCTCGAACATGTGCCACGAAGCGACGAGCCGCGGCTTGCCGGGCACGGTCGGCGTCGGCAAAGGCACGGTCGTGCTCGACGACTTCGAGCACGCAGACACGATTCTCGTGTTCGGTCAGAACCCGGCGACGAATCACCCGCGCATGCTCGGCGAACTGCGCGAGTGCGCGAGGCGCGGCGCGACGATCGTATCGATCAACCCGCTGCGCGAGCGCGGCCTCGAACGCTTCGCCAGCCCGCAACACCCGATCGAAATGCTGACCGGCGGCAGTACGAAGATCGCTTCGACGTTTATCCGGCCGAAGCTCGGCGGCGACTTCGCGCTGTTGAAAGGCGTTGCGAAACGGCTCGTCGAAATGGACGATGCGGCGCAAGCGGCCGGCGCCGAGCGCGTGCTCGACGTCGAATTCATCGATGCGCACACCAGCAATTTCGCCGCGTTCGCCGACGATCTGCGTGCCGAATCGTGGGACCTGCTCGTCGAGGAAGCCGGGCTGCCGTTCGACGAAATCGAATCGCTCGCGCAAATCTACGCAAAGGGCCGCCGCGTGATTTCCTGCTGGGGCATGGGCCTCACGCAGCATAAGAACTCGGTCGCGACGATTCACATGCTGTCGAACCTGATGATGATGCGCGGCAATATCGGCCGCGAAGGTGCGGGACTCTGCCCGGTGCGTGGCCATTCGAACGTACAGGGCAACCGCACCGTCGGCATCGAGGATAAGCCGACGCAGGCGTTCCTCGACCGGCTCGGCAAAGCGTTCGACTTCGAGCCGCCGCGCGAGCACGGCCTCGACGTCGTCGAAACGATCGCTGAAATGCTCGAAGGCAAGGTCAAAGTGCTGATCGGCCTCGGCGGCAATTTCTCGATCGCAACGCCGGACACGCCGCGCACGTTCGAAGCACTGCGTATGTGCGACCTGACCGTGCACATCACGACGAAGCTGAACCGCAGCCACCTCGTGCATGGCAAGGATGCGCTGATTCTGCCGACGCTTGGCCGCACCGAAATCGACGTGCAGGGCGGCTATTCGCAAGGCGTCACGGTTGAAGATTCGATGTCGATGGTGCACGTGTCGTACGGAATGAATATTCCGGCGTCGAAGAACCTGCAATCGGAAATAGCGATTGTCGCCGGCATTGCGAACGCAACGCTCGGCAGCAAGAAAGTGCCGTGGCTCTGGTACGCCGAAGATTACTCGCGCATTCGCGACGCCGTCGAAAGAAGTATCGAGGGCTTCGACGGCTACGACGAGCGGATCAAGCACCCCGGCGGTTTTCGCCTGCGCGTCGCGTCGAGCGAGCGGATCTGGCTCACGCCATCGGGCAAGGCGCAGTTCATCGTTCACACGGTCGAGCGCGACACGCCGATCAGGCGCGCCCGCGCGCTGCACGGCGAACGCGTGATGACGCTGATGACGACGCGCTCGCACGACCAGTACAACACCACCATCTACGCGCTCGACGATCGCTATCGCGGCGTGTACGGCCAGCGTCGCGTGGTGTTCATAAACGCCGACGACCTGAAGATGCTGGGCTTCGCTGATGGCGAATGGGTCGATATGGAAACCGTCTGGGAAGACGGTATCGAGCGGCGCGCGGATGGCTTCCGGCTCGTCGAATACGACATTCCGCGCGGCTGCATCGGTGCGTACTACCCGGAAACGAATCCGCTCGTGCCGCTGCATAGCGTAGGCGACGTGAGCAATACGCCGACGTCGAAGTCGATTCCGGTGCTGCTGCATCGACACGCGGCGTAG
- a CDS encoding LysR substrate-binding domain-containing protein produces MELRHLRYFIAVAEQLHFGQAAEMLGIAPPTLTVQIQQIERTLDAQLFTRTKRSVALTQAGEAFLVEARVALEQFERAVNIGRRAGRGELGRVNLGFVGSAAFSGVLQQQVRSFREARPHVFIDTHEFPMDELPALLEDGRVDIAFVRMPVELSTSLRAHVLLRDRFCAALPAEHPLAQADVPIRSRMLAGEQFVVPEQREGTFEVGRRGRFSPQIVTAPGGLVSVLADVSLGVGVAIVPNVLTKAVEVPNVAYREIAGGPIPSEVAAVFRRFERAPAVKSLIDQITRTPAQAA; encoded by the coding sequence ATGGAGCTAAGACATCTTCGCTATTTCATCGCGGTCGCGGAGCAACTGCATTTCGGTCAGGCTGCCGAGATGCTCGGCATCGCGCCGCCCACGCTCACGGTGCAAATCCAGCAGATCGAGCGCACGCTCGACGCACAGCTTTTCACGCGCACGAAGCGCTCGGTCGCGTTGACGCAGGCAGGCGAGGCGTTCCTTGTCGAAGCGCGCGTGGCGCTCGAGCAGTTCGAGCGTGCGGTCAACATCGGACGCCGAGCAGGGCGGGGCGAGCTTGGGCGCGTCAATCTCGGTTTCGTCGGCTCGGCGGCGTTTAGCGGCGTGCTGCAGCAGCAGGTACGCTCGTTTCGTGAGGCGCGTCCGCATGTGTTCATCGACACGCATGAGTTTCCGATGGACGAATTGCCGGCGCTGCTCGAAGACGGTCGAGTGGACATCGCGTTCGTGCGCATGCCGGTCGAGCTGTCCACGTCACTACGCGCGCATGTCTTGTTGCGCGACCGGTTTTGCGCGGCGCTGCCGGCTGAGCATCCGCTTGCGCAAGCGGATGTGCCGATCCGCTCGCGCATGCTTGCCGGCGAACAGTTCGTCGTGCCTGAGCAGCGCGAGGGCACGTTCGAGGTCGGGCGTCGTGGCCGGTTCAGCCCGCAAATCGTCACGGCGCCCGGCGGGCTTGTATCGGTGCTGGCCGACGTTTCGCTCGGCGTGGGCGTCGCGATCGTGCCGAACGTGCTGACGAAAGCGGTCGAGGTCCCGAATGTCGCTTACAGGGAGATTGCCGGCGGCCCCATCCCATCGGAAGTGGCCGCGGTGTTTCGCCGCTTCGAGCGCGCACCCGCTGTGAAAAGCCTCATCGATCAGATTACGCGGACGCCGGCGCAAGCTGCATGA
- a CDS encoding SRPBCC family protein: MESSTFVYVTYIRTSADKLWSALTSADFMRQYWFGMHCESDWQTGSSWRMMFPDGRVADMGEIVESTPPKRLAIRWRNEFRPELKAEGYSLCVMEIETSGEAAKLTITHSIEKDDSNFIRAISGGWPRILSNLKSLLETGHVVLPTKDI; the protein is encoded by the coding sequence ATGTCACGTATATCCGCACGTCGGCGGACAAGCTCTGGTCGGCGCTGACCAGCGCCGATTTCATGCGGCAATACTGGTTCGGCATGCATTGCGAATCCGACTGGCAAACCGGCTCATCGTGGCGAATGATGTTCCCAGACGGGCGCGTTGCCGATATGGGAGAGATCGTCGAAAGCACGCCGCCGAAACGGCTCGCGATCCGCTGGCGCAACGAATTCAGGCCGGAATTGAAGGCCGAAGGCTATTCGCTGTGCGTGATGGAAATCGAAACGTCCGGCGAGGCGGCAAAACTGACGATCACCCATTCGATCGAAAAAGACGATTCGAACTTTATTCGCGCGATATCGGGCGGCTGGCCGCGCATCCTGTCGAATCTCAAGTCGCTGCTGGAGACCGGCCATGTGGTGCTACCCACAAAGGACATCTGA